One window from the genome of Candidatus Didemnitutus sp. encodes:
- a CDS encoding prepilin-type N-terminal cleavage/methylation domain-containing protein, producing MNSADNLAVVGRGLPTPPRALHAFTLVEVLVGLAILAIAAIVLGAAYANTLGAHAAIAQRASGGSAMDFLRDTVLNEPEREKVEKGGDMSLPDDRRLHWEAKVEEAAVPDLFKVTLTTRTSGGTLKGEEEATETLMVLRPTWSDPQRREQLRSDWRAAHEKAKEAAAR from the coding sequence GTGAACTCTGCCGACAATCTCGCGGTTGTAGGGCGGGGTCTCCCGACCCCGCCGCGTGCGCTCCACGCCTTCACGCTCGTCGAAGTGCTCGTCGGCCTCGCGATCCTCGCCATCGCCGCGATCGTGCTCGGCGCCGCCTACGCCAATACGCTCGGCGCGCACGCCGCCATCGCCCAGCGCGCGTCCGGTGGCTCCGCCATGGATTTCCTCCGCGACACCGTGCTGAACGAACCCGAGCGCGAGAAAGTCGAGAAGGGCGGGGACATGTCGCTGCCGGACGACCGCCGCCTGCACTGGGAAGCCAAGGTCGAGGAAGCCGCCGTGCCTGATCTTTTCAAGGTCACGCTCACGACCCGCACGAGTGGCGGCACGCTGAAAGGCGAGGAAGAGGCCACGGAAACGCTCATGGTTCTCCGCCCGACCTGGAGCGATCCCCAGCGTCGCGAACAGCTCCGCTCCGACTGGCGCGCTGCGCACGAGAAGGCGAAGGAGGCGGCCGCGCGATGA